From the Euphorbia lathyris chromosome 6, ddEupLath1.1, whole genome shotgun sequence genome, one window contains:
- the LOC136231948 gene encoding pleckstrin homology domain-containing protein 1, whose product MESFLRSWTGQDPHPDDYQNIEFWSNPERSGYLTKQGDYIKTWRRRWFVLKQGKLLWFKDSHVNRWSVPRGVIPVGNCLTVKGAEDVLNKPFAFELSTNQDTMYFIADSEKEKEEWINSIGRSIVQHSRSVTDSEVVDYDSKS is encoded by the coding sequence ATGGAGTCCTTCTTGAGATCGTGGACGGGTCAGGATCCACACCCCGACGACTACCAGAACATTGAGTTCTGGTCGAATCCTGAGCGCTCCGGTTATCTTACCAAGCAAGGCGATTACATCAAGACTTGGCGGCGACGCTGGTTCGTCCTTAAGCAAGGCAAACTCCTTTGGTTCAAGGACAGCCATGTCAATCGCTGGTCAGTTCCTCGTGGCGTCATCCCCGTCGGAAATTGCTTAACCGTCAAAGGCGCTGAGGATGTGCTTAACAAACCTTTCGCTTTTGAGCTATCAACCAACCAGGACACCATGTATTTTATTGCCGATTCTGAGAAGGAGAAGGAAGAGTGGATCAATTCAATTGGAAGATCTATTGTACAACACTCTAGGTCAGTCACTGATTCAGAGGTCGTTGATTATGATAGCAAGAGctga